One Chryseobacterium sp. StRB126 genomic region harbors:
- a CDS encoding type IA DNA topoisomerase, giving the protein MKTIIAEKPSVAKEIAGLVGASDKKDGYLTGNGYFVTWAFGHLIGLGMPEDYGISGFNKASLPILPNPFLLTVRKVKKEKGYTTDTGALKQLKVIEQLFNRSHRIIVATDAGREGELIFRYIYEYLKCNKPFERLWISSLTEKAIKQGFDNLKDGKEFDGLYQAAQGRSRADWLVGINATQALSIAADNGIYSLGRVQTPTLALICKRYMVNKVFTVKNYWQIQLLHNKDLIDFKSLSKSKWEDQKLANDTLKAIQRSETATVISVETKSVTEQPPLLFDLTGLQKEANKKLNLSAEETLNIAQSLYEKKFITYPRTGSKYIPEDMWAEIPKLVRALQDRETCKQGVSKMKWGRFCKRIVNDLRVTDHHGLLVTDKIPSALNAKENAIYDMIAFRLLEALSQACIKEITDVGLQVLHYDFTVKGSKVTEAGWRSIKGSFSDDDTEPIQDLPELKKGDELKIKEASVLEKKTKPPVLYTEAGLLSAMETAGKEIENEDERKVLQNIGIGTPATRAAIIETLFTRNYIQREKKSLIPTEKGLQVYELVKDRKISDVAMTAEWELALQKIENNEADAGAFQKEMEHYASSITNELLQTSIAQNNLPKLACPKCKSQQLIIRDKIVKCPDEVCSWVQFRNVCGVQIGIADIESLINKKKTSLIKGMKSKAGKKFDAYIVLKEDCTTSFEFDKNKSYKK; this is encoded by the coding sequence ATGAAAACAATTATTGCAGAAAAACCAAGCGTAGCAAAAGAAATAGCTGGACTTGTGGGTGCATCTGATAAAAAAGACGGCTACCTTACAGGTAACGGCTATTTTGTTACGTGGGCATTCGGACATCTTATAGGATTGGGAATGCCCGAAGATTATGGGATCTCAGGATTTAATAAAGCATCTCTGCCCATATTACCCAACCCATTTTTATTGACCGTTCGCAAGGTTAAAAAAGAAAAAGGCTATACCACTGATACAGGAGCATTAAAGCAACTGAAAGTTATCGAACAGCTTTTTAATCGTAGTCACAGAATTATTGTGGCTACCGATGCAGGACGTGAGGGCGAACTGATATTTCGCTATATCTACGAATACCTCAAATGCAACAAACCTTTTGAACGCCTTTGGATAAGTTCACTTACCGAAAAGGCAATAAAACAAGGTTTTGATAACCTGAAAGACGGAAAAGAGTTTGACGGCTTGTATCAAGCGGCACAAGGCAGAAGCCGTGCCGATTGGCTCGTAGGCATTAATGCTACACAAGCACTTTCCATAGCCGCAGACAATGGTATCTATTCGCTTGGAAGAGTGCAGACACCTACACTGGCTCTGATATGCAAGCGGTATATGGTGAACAAAGTTTTCACAGTGAAAAATTATTGGCAAATACAGCTATTACACAATAAGGATCTAATAGACTTTAAAAGTCTTTCCAAATCTAAATGGGAAGACCAAAAACTCGCCAATGATACGCTGAAAGCCATTCAGCGAAGCGAAACTGCAACAGTTATATCGGTAGAAACCAAAAGCGTTACAGAACAACCGCCTTTATTGTTCGATCTGACTGGCTTGCAAAAGGAAGCCAACAAAAAGCTGAACCTTTCTGCCGAAGAAACCCTCAATATTGCTCAAAGTCTTTACGAAAAGAAGTTTATCACTTATCCACGTACTGGAAGCAAATACATTCCTGAAGATATGTGGGCAGAAATTCCCAAACTCGTGAGGGCTTTGCAGGACAGAGAAACCTGTAAACAAGGCGTGTCAAAAATGAAATGGGGACGTTTCTGTAAACGTATCGTGAACGATTTACGGGTTACCGATCACCACGGATTATTGGTTACAGACAAAATCCCGTCAGCACTGAACGCAAAGGAAAATGCCATTTACGATATGATTGCCTTTCGATTGCTCGAAGCCCTTTCACAAGCCTGTATCAAAGAGATAACTGATGTCGGTTTACAAGTATTGCATTATGATTTTACCGTAAAAGGTAGTAAGGTTACGGAAGCTGGTTGGCGTTCCATTAAAGGAAGTTTTTCGGACGATGATACCGAACCTATACAAGATTTGCCTGAACTGAAAAAGGGCGATGAACTCAAAATAAAAGAAGCCTCCGTTTTGGAAAAGAAAACCAAACCGCCTGTGCTTTATACTGAAGCAGGGCTTTTGTCGGCTATGGAAACTGCTGGGAAGGAAATCGAAAATGAAGACGAGCGCAAGGTTTTACAAAATATCGGTATTGGCACTCCGGCTACAAGAGCCGCAATAATCGAAACCCTGTTTACCCGCAATTATATCCAACGGGAAAAGAAATCCTTAATCCCTACCGAAAAAGGATTGCAGGTGTACGAATTGGTCAAAGACCGCAAAATTTCGGATGTGGCAATGACCGCCGAATGGGAATTGGCTTTGCAGAAAATCGAAAACAACGAAGCCGATGCAGGGGCATTTCAAAAGGAAATGGAACATTATGCTTCATCTATTACCAATGAATTGTTGCAAACTTCCATTGCCCAAAACAACCTGCCTAAATTGGCTTGCCCGAAATGCAAAAGCCAGCAACTCATTATCCGTGATAAAATCGTGAAGTGTCCCGATGAGGTTTGTAGTTGGGTACAGTTCCGCAATGTGTGTGGCGTACAAATCGGCATAGCCGATATTGAAAGCCTTATCAATAAAAAGAAAACTTCACTCATCAAAGGAATGAAAAGCAAGGCAGGTAAGAAATTCGATGCCTATATCGTATTGAAAGAGGATTGTACAACCTCATTTGAGTTTGATAAAAATAAAAGCTACAAAAAGTAA
- a CDS encoding winged helix-turn-helix transcriptional regulator, with the protein MYSEVQCTKHISSVEDALYVLGGKWKLRIIIALFSGQSRFNELQRTIKGISARVLSNELKQLELNGLLTRVVHTEQTPVVVEYIYTEYATTLKDVVTALADWGQKHKNKITAKL; encoded by the coding sequence ATGTATTCAGAAGTACAATGCACTAAGCACATCAGCTCAGTAGAGGACGCATTGTATGTATTGGGTGGTAAATGGAAATTACGAATTATTATAGCTTTGTTTAGCGGACAGAGCCGTTTCAACGAATTACAACGAACAATTAAAGGTATTTCAGCAAGAGTACTTTCTAATGAATTAAAGCAATTAGAATTGAACGGATTGCTCACAAGAGTTGTACACACAGAACAAACACCTGTTGTTGTAGAATATATTTATACAGAATATGCAACAACACTTAAAGATGTCGTTACGGCATTAGCTGATTGGGGACAAAAACACAAAAATAAAATTACAGCTAAGCTATAA
- a CDS encoding SAM-dependent methyltransferase — protein MGFSKKQHLQQNIDALRIAFKLEKENRKATVDERLLMMQYSGFGGLKFLLNPIENEIDINNWRKTEHDLFPITQELHQLLKENSEDEKQYCRYVDNIKSSVLTAFYTPPQVIDAISATLRESGLNIDKFLEPSAGIGSFIQSFSENQQSVTTYEKDLLTGKILKQLYPDSNIRISGFEEIPEKEQNSYDAIASNIPFGDTSVGN, from the coding sequence ATGGGCTTCAGTAAAAAACAACATCTCCAACAGAACATTGATGCCCTGCGAATTGCTTTTAAACTAGAAAAGGAGAACCGAAAAGCCACCGTAGATGAAAGACTGCTAATGATGCAATACAGCGGATTTGGCGGTCTTAAATTCTTACTAAACCCCATAGAAAACGAAATAGACATCAATAATTGGAGAAAAACGGAACACGACCTTTTCCCGATTACGCAGGAACTACACCAGCTACTCAAAGAAAATTCCGAAGACGAAAAGCAATACTGCAGGTATGTGGACAATATAAAAAGCTCCGTACTTACGGCTTTTTATACACCTCCACAGGTCATAGATGCAATTTCCGCAACCTTGCGTGAAAGCGGTCTGAACATTGATAAATTCCTTGAACCCTCCGCAGGTATTGGCTCATTCATACAATCCTTTTCGGAAAACCAACAAAGTGTTACCACTTATGAAAAAGACTTGCTCACAGGCAAGATTTTAAAACAACTTTATCCCGATAGCAATATCCGTATAAGCGGTTTTGAGGAAATACCCGAAAAGGAACAAAACAGCTATGATGCAATCGCCAGTAATATACCGTTCGGCGATACTTCCGTCGGTAACTAA
- a CDS encoding winged helix-turn-helix transcriptional regulator: MYQKKTPVQLDCGLHFFKELLNGKWKLMLVYYISKNLKRPSELQRKIPNADRRVMDKQLQELVLHGFIHKKTFNTKVPKVEYELTELGEKLLPLILTIEQWGEENRFVLTKALEKDPKFENVV; the protein is encoded by the coding sequence ATGTATCAAAAGAAAACACCTGTTCAACTTGACTGCGGTTTACATTTTTTCAAAGAACTTCTAAATGGCAAATGGAAACTGATGCTTGTTTATTATATTTCCAAAAATCTCAAACGGCCAAGTGAACTGCAGCGTAAAATTCCAAACGCAGACAGAAGAGTTATGGACAAACAACTGCAAGAATTAGTATTGCACGGATTTATCCATAAAAAGACTTTCAACACCAAAGTTCCTAAAGTTGAATATGAACTTACAGAACTTGGCGAAAAACTTTTACCATTGATTTTAACTATTGAACAATGGGGCGAAGAAAACCGATTTGTACTTACCAAAGCATTAGAAAAAGACCCTAAATTTGAAAACGTAGTCTAA
- a CDS encoding RteC domain-containing protein, producing MDKFYNETLYRLEAEIKELEIETACPIQRIEKVIPIIILCLSEVKEYVLKNGFKNIDKEIHFFKNQKPIIVSKLIYYNAIYKIETKKPNDAKAIKKYLKEELGKLKKYFDNNLEFYKYYRTNNSFIDEKLFVRGEHDIKLSLDTIYFETDHRFSTSHDYKVAKVIANDLIQLYLEDQLNNNSKKKNNNSSTLNWTGNKTALTELIYALYSQGVFGNADIKVIAKTFESTFNINLGDFYHTFMELKSRKINRTKFLDSLRDALIKKMDEQDEK from the coding sequence ATGGATAAATTTTACAATGAGACGCTATATAGGCTGGAAGCAGAAATCAAGGAATTAGAGATTGAAACTGCTTGTCCAATACAACGGATTGAAAAGGTTATACCCATCATCATACTATGCCTTTCCGAAGTAAAAGAATATGTTTTAAAAAACGGATTTAAAAATATTGATAAGGAAATCCATTTTTTCAAAAACCAGAAACCAATTATTGTTTCAAAACTCATTTACTATAATGCCATTTATAAAATTGAAACAAAGAAACCTAATGATGCAAAGGCTATCAAGAAATACCTCAAGGAAGAATTAGGAAAACTCAAAAAGTATTTTGACAACAATCTCGAATTTTATAAATACTATCGGACAAACAATTCATTTATTGACGAAAAGCTGTTTGTTCGAGGGGAACACGATATAAAATTGAGTTTGGATACTATTTATTTTGAAACGGACCATAGATTTTCTACCTCACACGATTATAAAGTGGCAAAGGTTATTGCCAATGACCTAATACAACTCTATCTCGAAGATCAGTTAAATAATAATAGTAAGAAAAAAAATAATAACAGTTCCACTCTTAATTGGACAGGTAACAAAACAGCATTAACAGAATTAATTTACGCACTATATTCACAAGGTGTATTTGGTAATGCAGACATAAAAGTCATCGCAAAAACATTTGAAAGCACATTCAATATTAATTTAGGAGACTTCTATCATACGTTTATGGAACTTAAATCTCGGAAAATAAACCGAACTAAATTCCTTGACAGCTTGCGTGATGCCCTGATTAAGAAAATGGACGAGCAGGACGAGAAATAA
- a CDS encoding ORF6N domain-containing protein has product MENKPTISPMEIKNLIYTIRGKQVMLDSNLASLYQVETKNLNKAVKRNIERFPVSFCFQLTEEEVENLRFQIGTSSLSYGGRRYLPYVFTEQGVAMASAILRSDVAVKVSVEIMEAFVEMRRMLISNASLFHRLGKIELKQLEADQKFEEIFKALESDKLHSEKGIFYNGQIFDAYTFVSDIIRSAESSIILLDNYVDDTVLTLLGKRGDAVTATIYTKNIGNQLRLDVQRYNSQYPPIEIEIFSDAHDRFLIIDDTELYHIGASLKDLGKKWFAFSRMDIEVGRMLQILNNP; this is encoded by the coding sequence ATGGAAAATAAGCCTACCATTAGCCCGATGGAAATCAAGAACCTGATTTATACCATACGCGGCAAGCAAGTGATGCTGGATAGCAATCTCGCTTCCTTATATCAGGTGGAAACAAAGAACCTCAACAAAGCCGTAAAAAGAAATATTGAAAGATTTCCCGTTTCTTTTTGCTTTCAACTGACCGAAGAGGAAGTTGAAAACTTGAGGTTCCAAATTGGAACCTCAAGTTTGAGTTACGGCGGAAGACGTTATTTGCCCTATGTTTTTACCGAACAAGGGGTTGCAATGGCTTCTGCTATACTCCGTTCAGATGTTGCTGTTAAAGTCAGTGTTGAAATTATGGAAGCCTTTGTAGAAATGCGTAGAATGCTTATCAGCAATGCTTCTTTGTTTCATCGTTTGGGTAAAATTGAGCTAAAGCAATTAGAAGCTGACCAAAAATTTGAAGAGATTTTTAAGGCTTTGGAAAGCGACAAGCTCCACAGCGAAAAAGGTATTTTCTATAACGGGCAGATTTTTGATGCCTATACCTTTGTTTCCGATATTATCCGAAGTGCCGAAAGTTCCATTATCCTTTTGGATAATTATGTAGATGATACGGTACTGACCTTATTGGGTAAACGTGGCGATGCCGTAACTGCCACTATCTATACCAAAAATATCGGCAACCAGCTAAGGCTGGATGTACAACGGTACAACAGCCAATACCCTCCAATTGAAATTGAGATTTTTTCCGATGCTCACGACCGCTTTTTAATTATTGACGATACGGAACTCTACCATATCGGAGCATCACTGAAAGACCTGGGCAAAAAATGGTTTGCCTTTTCGAGAATGGATATTGAAGTCGGTAGGATGCTTCAAATCTTAAACAACCCATAG
- a CDS encoding DoxX family protein, with the protein MKSTKIIYYITTGLMSLAMAFSTFAYLSNPALKEAFQHLGFPDYFRIELAIAKGLAAIALWLPFRFAKEIAYIGLSISFISAFIAHSVVGDPIFNIIYPLFILAILVVSYVTYRKSNFA; encoded by the coding sequence ATGAAGTCAACAAAAATTATTTATTACATTACGACTGGGTTGATGTCGTTAGCGATGGCATTTTCAACATTTGCGTATTTGTCAAATCCTGCTTTAAAAGAAGCGTTTCAGCATTTGGGTTTTCCTGATTATTTCCGGATTGAATTAGCAATTGCAAAAGGTCTTGCCGCCATTGCACTTTGGCTGCCTTTCCGTTTTGCGAAAGAAATAGCTTATATTGGTTTGTCAATTAGTTTCATTTCTGCATTTATTGCACACTCGGTTGTTGGCGACCCTATATTCAATATTATATATCCCTTGTTCATTTTGGCAATACTTGTTGTATCGTATGTAACGTATAGGAAAAGTAATTTTGCATAA
- a CDS encoding DUF4405 domain-containing protein has translation MKLNRNYITPFISLVFLVVGLSGLLMFFHLFDSYTEVVHEFLGVFFVVCAIFHIILNWKALKIHFKKGVFIPTALAVIVVSILFIVQQHFNPKVDTLLLDRIIKAPINDAFKALGVDYSEAVKRLDTKGISVEGATTIEAIWINNNADPEEVIDLIVE, from the coding sequence ATGAAACTGAACAGAAATTATATTACCCCTTTTATTTCCCTGGTTTTTCTTGTTGTGGGACTTTCAGGCTTACTGATGTTTTTCCATCTGTTTGACAGCTATACCGAAGTCGTACACGAGTTCCTAGGTGTGTTTTTTGTTGTTTGTGCCATTTTCCATATTATACTCAATTGGAAAGCCCTTAAAATTCATTTCAAGAAGGGTGTCTTCATTCCTACCGCATTAGCTGTTATAGTCGTATCTATACTATTCATCGTTCAGCAACATTTCAATCCGAAAGTGGATACCCTACTTTTGGATAGAATAATAAAAGCACCTATTAATGATGCTTTTAAGGCGTTGGGGGTTGATTATTCCGAAGCCGTAAAAAGATTAGATACAAAAGGAATATCAGTTGAAGGAGCTACAACAATAGAAGCTATTTGGATCAACAATAATGCTGACCCTGAAGAAGTGATTGATTTGATTGTTGAATAA
- a CDS encoding NAD(P)H-dependent oxidoreductase, whose amino-acid sequence MRVAIVFNHPYEGSYNNAILDAVTKGLKNADHEVDLMHLDNDGFNPVMSKADLKAFVEHKPIDPQVIDYSERLKKADHLIFIFPIWWDLMPAMTKGFIDRVLSPGIVYDHHPRGFGLVPLLKNLKSVTIITTMNKPKIMYSLLIGNLIRKAMLKSVFKTMGYKNLNWISFASVKSVSQEKRTNWLINLENRFSKFN is encoded by the coding sequence ATGAGAGTAGCAATAGTATTTAATCATCCTTACGAGGGAAGTTATAACAATGCCATATTAGATGCCGTAACAAAAGGGCTAAAAAATGCAGATCACGAAGTTGACCTGATGCATCTTGACAATGACGGATTTAATCCTGTAATGTCAAAGGCCGATTTAAAAGCCTTCGTAGAACACAAACCCATTGACCCGCAGGTAATAGATTACAGCGAACGTCTAAAAAAAGCAGACCATCTGATTTTTATCTTTCCTATTTGGTGGGATTTAATGCCTGCAATGACAAAAGGATTTATTGACCGGGTTTTAAGTCCCGGAATTGTATATGACCATCATCCAAGAGGTTTTGGATTAGTCCCACTTTTGAAAAACCTAAAAAGCGTGACTATCATCACTACAATGAACAAACCCAAAATAATGTATTCCCTGCTTATTGGAAATTTAATCAGGAAAGCAATGCTAAAAAGTGTTTTTAAAACTATGGGGTACAAAAATCTTAATTGGATAAGCTTTGCTTCAGTAAAATCAGTAAGTCAGGAAAAGAGAACCAATTGGCTGATTAACCTTGAAAACAGATTTTCAAAATTCAACTAA
- a CDS encoding Crp/Fnr family transcriptional regulator: MTSNWDKFDHLFKRQEVPAKTILLQEGEISRTMFFIEKGCLRTWVNNDGREITTQFFFEGDKVSSIESFRTNQLSLYSIESLEPCILQTISQQDFQNALENLPEIKEEMQEHLFRRLLQSQKIFYSYLKNTPQQRYQELIEEYPHIIQRIPQHYIASYLGITSVSLSRIRNRR, translated from the coding sequence ATGACTAGCAATTGGGATAAATTCGACCATCTTTTTAAACGACAGGAAGTTCCTGCCAAAACAATCCTTTTACAGGAAGGAGAAATTTCGAGAACAATGTTCTTTATCGAGAAAGGCTGTTTGCGGACCTGGGTTAATAATGACGGAAGAGAAATTACTACTCAATTTTTCTTTGAAGGCGACAAGGTTTCTTCTATTGAAAGTTTTAGAACAAATCAACTGAGTTTATACAGCATTGAAAGTTTAGAACCTTGTATTTTACAGACGATTTCGCAACAAGACTTTCAAAACGCATTAGAAAATTTGCCAGAAATCAAAGAAGAGATGCAGGAACATTTATTCAGACGACTTTTGCAATCTCAAAAAATTTTCTATTCCTATCTTAAAAATACGCCTCAACAACGCTACCAAGAGCTTATCGAAGAATATCCCCATATTATCCAGCGTATTCCGCAACATTATATCGCATCCTATTTAGGCATCACCTCTGTTTCATTAAGCCGAATACGAAACAGGCGATAG
- a CDS encoding EthD domain-containing protein, with protein sequence MKGYTFVKIKITNMLKFTFLIRKTGGMKKEDFIDYHKNHHAPLFMSIPESEQYVKKYVVSHPKIIEGFPLPAYDGITDIYFASMNDFNSFFASENYKQKVHPDESNFIDLNDVVTLVSDEVVVVD encoded by the coding sequence ATGAAGGGCTATACCTTTGTAAAAATTAAAATTACAAATATGTTAAAGTTTACGTTTTTAATCCGAAAAACCGGAGGAATGAAAAAGGAAGATTTTATTGATTATCATAAAAATCATCACGCCCCTTTGTTTATGTCTATTCCCGAATCAGAGCAATATGTGAAAAAATATGTTGTTTCTCATCCTAAAATAATTGAAGGTTTTCCACTACCTGCGTATGACGGCATAACTGATATTTATTTTGCCTCAATGAACGACTTTAACAGCTTCTTTGCAAGTGAAAACTACAAACAAAAAGTCCACCCTGATGAAAGTAATTTCATTGATTTGAATGACGTAGTAACGCTTGTGTCCGATGAAGTAGTTGTTGTAGATTAA
- a CDS encoding ferredoxin--NADP reductase, producing MNDKILLFIQDIVQETADTITMHFVHPEQQLSYLSGQFLTLISEIEGKEERRSYSLCSSPYIDKNLSVTVKRVKGGKMSNHLCNNVKAGDTITALPPMGNFKFKPENHQRHIVLVGGGSGITPLFSIIKSVLIKEPGSMVSLIYVNSNTENTIFYHQLEQWSSEFSSRFRIVYYWSDVIKNEQLKSGFLSRLFRRVNENSHRINAMRLKTILTDLQLKNDTNTEFYICGPQELMEMATGTIQKIGFSKEVVHKESFYTATKTTYKPAEAPQEYQIKILLKGKEHEVNIPAGKSILFAGLESGLDMPYSCQSGNCISCAGRCLSGKVEMLVTEGLTEEQIKDGYVLTCVGYPKSDDVVIEFNRII from the coding sequence ATGAACGATAAAATCTTATTATTTATTCAGGATATTGTGCAGGAAACTGCCGATACCATAACGATGCATTTTGTCCACCCAGAACAGCAATTGAGCTATCTATCAGGGCAATTTTTAACTCTTATTTCTGAAATTGAGGGAAAGGAAGAAAGACGTTCATACTCGCTCTGTTCTTCGCCATATATAGATAAAAACTTGTCTGTAACGGTAAAAAGAGTAAAAGGAGGGAAAATGTCAAATCATCTCTGCAATAATGTCAAGGCTGGAGATACGATAACTGCATTGCCACCTATGGGTAATTTTAAATTTAAACCCGAAAATCACCAACGTCATATTGTGCTTGTTGGAGGCGGAAGTGGAATTACTCCTTTGTTTTCTATTATCAAGTCGGTTCTTATAAAAGAGCCTGGATCAATGGTATCTTTGATATATGTAAATTCAAACACAGAAAATACTATCTTTTATCATCAGCTTGAACAATGGTCTTCCGAGTTTTCATCACGTTTTCGTATCGTCTATTATTGGAGCGATGTTATAAAGAATGAACAGCTGAAATCAGGTTTTTTATCAAGACTTTTTAGAAGGGTAAATGAAAATTCTCATAGAATAAATGCTATGCGACTGAAAACAATTCTTACTGATTTACAACTTAAAAATGACACAAACACCGAGTTTTATATTTGTGGCCCGCAGGAGCTGATGGAAATGGCAACAGGAACTATACAAAAAATAGGTTTTTCTAAAGAAGTTGTTCATAAAGAAAGTTTTTATACTGCCACAAAAACAACGTATAAACCAGCTGAAGCGCCACAAGAATATCAAATAAAAATACTTTTAAAAGGTAAAGAACACGAAGTAAATATACCTGCGGGTAAGTCTATTTTATTTGCAGGACTTGAATCAGGACTTGATATGCCTTATTCCTGTCAAAGTGGAAATTGCATAAGCTGTGCTGGCAGATGCCTGTCAGGAAAAGTAGAAATGCTAGTAACCGAAGGACTTACGGAAGAGCAAATTAAAGACGGATATGTGCTTACCTGTGTAGGATATCCCAAATCTGATGATGTGGTAATCGAATTTAATAGGATAATTTAA
- a CDS encoding DUF1896 domain-containing protein — MNTQQKDLSYFRLRLQELLNTSFPEKANDQKFIEQRSSWVANANESAFQAGNNIEQCEQYANYILFENLHFSKFDTIFQVICNEFDTIMADEELRPFALKMFSVCEPIFSSYELTDDFAYDYELDLLYTEITGTITIWIEENGLQ; from the coding sequence ATGAATACACAACAAAAAGACCTATCGTATTTCAGATTACGACTGCAAGAATTATTAAATACCAGCTTCCCCGAAAAAGCAAATGACCAAAAATTTATTGAGCAACGTTCTTCGTGGGTTGCCAATGCCAATGAAAGTGCTTTTCAGGCAGGAAACAACATTGAACAATGTGAGCAATATGCAAACTACATTCTTTTTGAAAACCTACACTTCTCCAAATTCGATACCATTTTTCAGGTGATATGCAATGAATTTGATACCATAATGGCAGACGAGGAACTGCGACCATTTGCCTTGAAAATGTTCTCTGTTTGTGAGCCTATTTTTTCCAGCTATGAATTAACTGATGATTTCGCATACGATTATGAGCTTGATCTGCTCTATACGGAAATAACCGGAACCATCACAATATGGATTGAGGAGAATGGGCTTCAGTAA
- a CDS encoding DUF3945 domain-containing protein, producing MSEETTKKQDMPEQLSDILLVLDKEKMKIQAVKSIDENGKIETVDPTKRNQNQFMRIDKSGDFFSNFFSNFFSQLKNPTNFTFFKVPAPVAVEKAQEMQKQVDKPTPEGEKVMEEHEVKAQPSQDKKQENKNDMATTQTTTSEASEYRYKPEQIDWDTMTNLGLSKEYLEKRNLLEPLLKGYKTNELVPIGVNLGGTILRTDARLSLQQAEDGKVVVGIHGIKKEPNLHFEFFGHKFTEEDKKNLLETGNMGRVVNLTNSKTGDLMPSIISIDRLTNDVIALRTDFIKIPDEIKGIKPNDVQKQTLMEGKPLKLEGMISTKGTEFSATVQFNADKRYVEFLFDRNNSNRQTQSNGQNNQRTNQQSQSQEAPKTFRGKELTDEQHKDFKAGQTVYIDGLKDKKGQPYQGYITFNAETGKINFQFPSQVKAQAKPTEVHKTQTAVNSEGKTNEATKNINEPLKSGQQNPKNKQQQEQQEKPKAPAKSKGVKR from the coding sequence ATGAGCGAAGAAACCACAAAAAAACAGGATATGCCCGAACAGCTTTCGGACATATTACTGGTGCTGGATAAAGAGAAAATGAAAATCCAAGCCGTAAAAAGTATTGACGAAAACGGAAAAATAGAAACCGTTGATCCCACAAAGAGAAACCAAAATCAATTTATGCGTATAGATAAAAGTGGTGATTTCTTTTCCAACTTCTTCTCCAATTTTTTCAGCCAGTTAAAGAACCCTACAAACTTCACTTTCTTCAAAGTGCCTGCACCTGTTGCTGTTGAAAAAGCACAGGAAATGCAAAAACAAGTGGATAAGCCAACTCCAGAAGGTGAAAAAGTGATGGAAGAACACGAAGTAAAAGCACAACCATCACAGGATAAAAAACAAGAAAATAAAAATGATATGGCAACAACACAAACAACAACATCGGAAGCCAGCGAATACCGCTACAAACCAGAACAGATTGATTGGGACACTATGACCAATCTTGGATTAAGCAAAGAATACCTTGAAAAAAGAAACCTACTTGAACCTTTATTGAAAGGTTATAAAACCAATGAACTCGTACCGATTGGTGTTAACCTCGGTGGTACTATCCTCCGAACAGATGCCCGTTTGTCTTTACAGCAAGCAGAAGACGGGAAAGTTGTGGTGGGAATACACGGCATAAAAAAAGAACCCAACCTGCATTTTGAATTTTTCGGACATAAGTTTACTGAGGAGGACAAGAAAAACCTGCTCGAAACGGGCAATATGGGGCGTGTGGTTAATCTGACCAATTCCAAAACAGGCGACCTAATGCCATCCATTATCAGTATAGATAGGCTGACAAACGATGTAATTGCATTACGAACGGATTTCATAAAAATTCCCGATGAAATTAAGGGCATAAAACCGAATGATGTACAGAAACAAACTTTAATGGAGGGGAAGCCGCTAAAGTTAGAGGGTATGATTTCCACGAAAGGAACAGAATTTTCAGCAACGGTACAGTTCAATGCAGACAAACGCTATGTGGAGTTTCTTTTTGACCGTAATAATTCCAATAGACAAACGCAAAGCAATGGACAGAACAATCAACGAACCAACCAGCAAAGTCAGTCGCAGGAAGCTCCAAAAACATTCAGAGGTAAAGAATTGACTGATGAGCAACATAAGGATTTCAAAGCTGGCCAAACCGTTTACATTGACGGATTGAAAGATAAAAAAGGGCAACCGTATCAAGGTTATATCACTTTCAATGCAGAAACTGGAAAAATAAACTTCCAATTTCCAAGCCAGGTTAAAGCACAAGCAAAACCTACCGAAGTCCATAAAACGCAAACTGCCGTTAATTCAGAGGGTAAAACCAACGAAGCAACCAAAAACATCAACGAGCCTTTGAAGTCGGGGCAACAAAACCCGAAAAACAAACAGCAGCAGGAACAACAGGAAAAGCCCAAAGCTCCTGCAAAGTCCAAAGGCGTAAAAAGGTAA